A stretch of the Aegilops tauschii subsp. strangulata cultivar AL8/78 chromosome 4, Aet v6.0, whole genome shotgun sequence genome encodes the following:
- the LOC109782891 gene encoding heavy metal-associated isoprenylated plant protein 44 yields the protein MSVSSVLSSFLYGCFNPAGGRYHHHRAGAYYHSSHPTSADTMYYNQSGFAGGRRMGRSSRPLSLQTVELKVRMCCSGCARVVKHALTKLRGVDSVEVEVEMEKVTVTGYVERHRVLKEVRRAGKKAEFWPNPDQPLHFTTAKDYFHDQESFRPSYNYYRHGYNGDKHGHLPEPHRGSDPVSNMFNDDDVNACSIM from the exons ATGTCTGTGTCGTCGGTGCTGTCGTCGTTCCTGTACGGCTGCTTCAACCCGGCGGGCGGGCGGTACCACCACCACCGCGCCGGAGCCTACTACCACAGCAGCCACCCCACGAGCGCCGACACCATGTACTACAACCAGAGCGGGTTCGCCGGCGGCCGCAGGATGGGCCGGAGCAGCCGGCCGCTGTCCCTGCAG ACGGTGGAGCTGAAGGTGCGGATGTGCTGCTCGGGGTGCGCGCGGGTGGTGAAGCACGCGCTGACGAAGCTGCGCGGGGTGGACAGCGTGGAGGTGGAAGTGGAGATGGAGAAGGTGACGGTGACCGGGTACGTGGAGCGGCACCGGGTGCTCAAGGAGGTGCGGCgggccgggaagaaggccgagTTCTGGCCCAACCCGGACCAGCCGCTGCACTTCACCACCGCCAAGGACTACTTCCACGACCAGGAGTCGTTCCGCCCCAGCTACAACTACTACCGCCACGGCTACAACGGCGACAAGCacggccacctccccgagccccACCGCGGCTCCGACCCCGTCAGCAACATGTTCAACGACGACGACGTCAACGCATGCTCCATCATGTAG